Proteins from one Triticum aestivum cultivar Chinese Spring chromosome 7A, IWGSC CS RefSeq v2.1, whole genome shotgun sequence genomic window:
- the LOC123147735 gene encoding uncharacterized protein, whose protein sequence is MASASISSLFLAPPGFPCQIAGRLAPAPRIRSSRRFAAARCEAALVPAWRLRAPPRRRNVLRDKAPPPLVVRPPNHEALDSRPQLDKDRPPLVGLTGEPQSASSDDHALPDPEEKSDISVCLDAGPSGNAVAESTLDGPKDLDWDAEESHLCGNGTGPVFSVYEDPDGNAVHVEVNEDEIVSRCVSADGEGSGDLQSMLSRARVMAKGFESGEREVPKNSSLVQFVATEKKESCVADADVSVVQTNRTASRAVAQGGFAAFCGVCIVLMASKLIWRNIKAPFSRKSFHVPRPGMRAGQLDKGNGMVISNVHKFPGDLLVRPQLERMELMNNLKKAKMSRERFSFRNIFCCSTVANDDNARITEIRRMVTDVHTLEEGNLGKSKGGNNNSVVFPHPVVATEEAISASYVRQSVDDASEFDSCELPNISSSNGIIEESVKQPVDFKNGAPTVDTCVKDQYVIGEIEQPEFRYNDESTADAKDTTSVIHAAEKELHICSADDHNVSPNTINTPSPEFERKEQFAEIAASIQGLEPSELFSSDKQMICINGSAHQIINNVVPETADVFSPNCFNISSSGLKYNGASLANSENDINCMQETEVPMAFANDAQMANCEGFAHCVSIIGKEACKDPLMTDISTMKSPQRISEEPADLMTYNMQCMQEPEPSNHDGKEVIYANAKNHKKAVVHNETKTSSETVDEANTSPLYILQETVQHRGAEVEISEKEVKITSSNKEARGHLKKDKAKLQKEMFSDKVPGTKLSAEGGVPGTSIVVDPSNGVQKTKRVARKRLKKVQTNQGAAERVTEQDVAHNSSMVGQENSSQNVRRTRRKNQTNAFHTEGSQTREEIPETTSMESLPDDAPIAENMKPLVKAGSPAGTLSSEDILRESQPSRFNTHTMRKEELKLKFQASERMEAAATETKTNMHNYSAMHEGSTDFDKSKTKMGVAAAKKSTKRKSLSKRTKPSNPVSNKDSEEPTGD, encoded by the exons ATGGCGAGCGCCTCCATCTCCTCTCTGTTCCTCGCGCCACCCGGATTTCCCTGCCAGATCGCCGGCCGCCTAGCCCCCGCCCCCAGAATCCGTTCCTCGAGGCGCTTCGCGGCTGCCCGCTGCGAGGCCGCCCTCGTCCCGGCGTGGCGGCTCcgcgcgccgccccgtcgccggaacGTGCTGCGCGACAAGGCCCCGCCGCCGCTGGTGGTTCGCCCTCCCAACCACGAGGCCCTCGATTCTCGTCCGCAGCTGGACAAGGACCGCCCTCCTTTGGTTGGTCTTACTGGAGAACCGCAGTCTGCTTCGTCCGATGATCACGCGTTACCGGATCCTGAGGAGAAATCGGACATTTCTGTTTGTCTAGATGCCGGTCCAAGTGGGAATGCAGTGGCTGAGTCCACCTTGGATGGCCCGAAGGATTTGGATTGGGATGCAGAGGAGAGCCATCTCTGCGGCAATGGGACCGGTCCTGTATTCAGTGTATATGAAGACCCAGACGGCAATGCAGTGCATGTTGAGGTGAATGAGGATGAAATCGTTAGCAGGTGTGTGAGTGCAGATGGAGAAGGGAGTGGCGATTTGCAGTCCATGTTGTCTCGTGCAAGAGTAATGGCTAAGGGGTTTGAAAGTGGCGAACGTGAGGTTCCGAAGAACAGCTCATTGGTTCAGTTCGTAGCCACCGAGAAGAAGGAATCGTGTGTTGCGGATGCTGATGTTTCAGTTGTGCAGACAAATAGGACTGCTTCAAGGGCTGTTGCACAGGGTGGTTTTGCAGCATTTTGTGGTGTGTGCATTGTATTGATGGCGTCGAAGTTGATTTGGAGGAACATCAAGGCACCTTTTTCTAGAAAGTCGTTTCATGTACCTAGACCAGGGATGAGAGCTGGTCAATTGGACAAGGGTAACGGCATGGTAATCAGTAATGTACATAAGTTTCCAGGAGATTTACTGGTAAGACCGCAGTTAGAGAGGATGGAATTGATGAACAACCTCAAAAAAGCCAAAATGTCAAGAGAACGGTTTTCTTTCAGAAATATATTTTGTTGCAGTACTGTTGCAAATGATGACAATGCAAGAATAACCGAGATCAGAAGAATGGTGACTGATGTTCACACTCTAGAAGAAGGAAACCTTGGAAAAAGCAAAGGGGGAAACAATAATTCTGTTGTCTTTCCCCACCCAGTAGTTGCCACCGAGGAAGCAATTTCAGCAAGTTATGTTAGACAATCCGTAGATGATGCATCAGAGTTCGACAGTTGTGAATTACCTAATATTAGTTCCTCCAATGGTATTATTGAGGAAAGTGTCAAGCAGCCTGTGGATTTTAAGAACGGAGCACCAACCGTAGACACATGTGTAAAAGATCAGTATGTTATTGGAGAAATTGAACAGCCTGAGTTCAGGTATAATGATGAGAGCACAGCTGATGCAAAGGATACAACTTCTGTCATACATGCAGCAGAAAAAGAACTACATATTTGTTCTGCAGATGATCATAATGTGAGTCCTAATACCATCAATACCCCATCACCTGAGTTTGAAAGAAAAGAACAGTTCGCGGAGATAGCTGCTAGTATTCAAGGACTAGAACCATCTGAGCTGTTCAGTAGTGACAAACAGATGATTTGTATAAATGGTAGTGCTCACCAGATCATCAATAATGTTGTCCCAGAAACTGCTGATGTTTTTTCACCTAATTGCTTTAACATTTCATCATCTGGGTTGAAATACAACGGAGCATCCCTAGCCAATAGTGAAAATGATATCAATTGCATGCAAGAAACTGAAGTACCGATGGCCTTTGCAAATGATGCTCAGATGGCTAACTGTGAAGGCTTTGCTCATTGCGTAAGCATAATAGGTAAAGAAGCATGTAAAGATCCACTAATGACCGATATATCAACTATGAAATCACCTCAGAGAATCAGTGAAGAGCCTGCGGATTTGATGACATATAACATGCAATGCATGCAAGAACCAGAACCATCCAACCATGATGGCAAAGAGGTAATTTATGCAAATGCGAAGAACCATAAGAAAGCCGTAGTACACAATGAGACAAAGACTAGTTCAGAAACAGTTGATGAAGCTAACACATCTCCATTATACATCCTACAAGAAACAGTTCAACACAGAGGTGCAGAAGTTGAAATATCAGAGAAGGAAGTGAAAATCACTTCCTCCAACAAAGAAGCCAGAGGGCATCTTAAAAAGGATAAAGCGAAACTACAGAAAGAAATGTTCAGTGACAAGGTACCTGGAACAAAGTTGTCAGCAGAAGGTGGTGTACCTGGAACTAGCATTGTGGTTGATCCATCAAATGGTGTACAGAAAACTAAAAGAGTGGCACGCAAACGGCTGAAGAAAGTGCAAACTAATCAGGGAGCTGCAGAAAGAGTCACAGAACAAGATGTCGCTCACAATAGCAGCATGGTTGGTCAGGAAAACAGTAGCCAGAATGTtagaaggacaagaagaaaaaatcAGACAAATGCATTTCACACCGAAGGATCTCAAACAAgagaagaaattccagaaacaactTCCATGGAAAGTTTACCTGATGATGCACCAATAGCTGAAAACATGAAACCTCTTGTTAAGGCAGGTTCACCTGCTGGAACACTATCTTCAGAG GATATTCTTAGGGAATCTCAGCCAAGTAGGTTCAATACCCATACAATGAGGAAGGAAGAGTTAAAACTCAAATTCCAAGCTTCCGAAAGGATGGAGGCAGCCGCAACGGAAACTAAAACCAATATGCACAACTATAGTGCCATGCATGAGGGATCAACTGATTTTGACAAGTCGAAGACGAAGATGGGTGTAGCTGCTGCCAAGAAGTCCACAAAGAG AAAATCATTGTCGAAGCGTACCAAGCCAAGTAATCCAGTGTCAAATAAAGACTCAGAGGAACCCACTGGTGACTGA